Proteins encoded by one window of Thermobaculum terrenum ATCC BAA-798:
- a CDS encoding NYN domain-containing protein, with amino-acid sequence MHNLDSRVRSGTQFLHQNDVALYIDWENIKYSLWNKDSRVPNATALKEAASKFGRVVVARAYANWQEHQHQLDPNDLYSAGIEPIYVPTRTYTSTDAVKTNNRRKNSVDVKLTVDAVDFCLSNPNIHTFVLVTGDGDFIHLVNALRSRGREVVVIGCSWSTSWQLTSMADYFIPYDIEVDPIYDKVGEDNTEDVDLEHAFKTLVEIMHDIRRRGEPNVFAQIRLLMLSRMRNFDERHYGFSNFREFMKEAERRGLIKTYNVGLIDRAYLPDEQLEVDVHTHMKGIPSNELSASGANTGYASSYPYKEDGRSMLIKLIRYISELERNSPYMSFNFMVENAANNGILPISVSEIATMLNIAIDDGIFKRETKTIYSKATNDYREISVFHLNRSHPLVIEATEEDMVSSES; translated from the coding sequence GTGCATAACTTGGATAGTCGTGTGCGTAGCGGCACACAGTTTTTACACCAAAATGATGTAGCTCTTTACATAGACTGGGAGAACATCAAATATAGCCTTTGGAACAAGGATTCAAGGGTCCCGAATGCTACAGCTCTCAAAGAAGCAGCTTCAAAGTTTGGACGTGTAGTCGTAGCCAGGGCTTATGCCAATTGGCAGGAGCACCAGCACCAGCTTGATCCTAATGATCTTTATTCAGCTGGAATAGAACCTATCTATGTACCTACCAGGACATACACCTCAACCGACGCTGTAAAGACTAATAATCGCAGAAAGAACAGTGTAGATGTAAAGCTGACAGTGGATGCTGTGGACTTCTGCTTGAGTAATCCTAATATACATACATTTGTACTAGTGACTGGTGATGGTGATTTCATCCATCTCGTCAATGCTCTCAGGTCGCGCGGTAGAGAGGTAGTGGTAATTGGCTGCTCCTGGAGCACTAGTTGGCAGCTCACAAGCATGGCAGACTACTTTATACCATACGATATAGAGGTCGACCCTATATACGACAAGGTCGGTGAGGATAACACTGAGGACGTAGACCTGGAACATGCATTTAAGACCTTAGTAGAGATAATGCATGATATACGCAGGAGGGGTGAGCCAAACGTCTTCGCTCAGATTCGTCTTCTTATGCTCTCCAGGATGCGAAACTTCGATGAGAGGCACTATGGATTCTCTAACTTCAGAGAATTCATGAAAGAAGCTGAGAGGAGAGGCTTGATCAAGACCTACAATGTGGGTCTAATAGATCGTGCTTACCTTCCGGATGAGCAGCTGGAAGTTGATGTGCATACCCACATGAAAGGTATTCCCAGCAATGAGCTATCTGCTAGCGGAGCTAATACTGGATATGCCTCTTCCTATCCGTATAAGGAAGATGGCAGAAGCATGCTCATCAAGCTAATAAGGTACATCAGTGAGCTGGAGCGAAACAGTCCCTATATGAGCTTCAACTTCATGGTGGAGAATGCCGCGAACAATGGAATACTACCTATAAGCGTTTCAGAGATAGCTACTATGCTCAACATAGCTATAGATGATGGTATATTCAAGCGCGAGACCAAGACCATCTACAGCAAAGCTACGAATGATTACCGGGAAATAAGTGTGTTCCATCTCAACAGATCACATCCCCTGGTTATAGAGGCAACCGAAGAGGATATGGTCTCGAGCGAGAGCTGA
- a CDS encoding zinc-dependent alcohol dehydrogenase family protein, which produces MKAQMLSEQLSIDRRPLKLVEVDEPSIGQKDLLIKVKACGVCHTDLHIVEGDIPLHKRPIVPGHQIVGVVEKVGEAVTRFSPGDRVGVPWLNWACGRCEYCQRGYENLCVNGKFTGWDVDGGYAEYQVTSEDFTYHIPDGYSDLQAAPLLCAGVVGYRALKLAKADNAERVGLYGFGASAHIAIQVLRYWGTRVFVFTRSREHQKLALELGAEWAGTANDDPGVLMQSSIIYAPAGDIIPQALGVLDKGGVLSLAGIYMTPIPQLDYELLRGEKVIVNVTNATRQDAIELLDLAPRVPIRTEIEVYPLEEANDVLLRLKESKINGSAVLQIS; this is translated from the coding sequence ATGAAGGCACAAATGCTTTCCGAGCAGTTATCAATCGATAGACGCCCACTTAAACTTGTAGAGGTGGACGAACCTTCTATTGGCCAAAAAGATCTGCTTATAAAAGTCAAGGCGTGTGGAGTATGCCATACTGATCTCCATATAGTTGAAGGTGATATACCTTTGCACAAGCGGCCAATTGTACCCGGCCATCAGATAGTAGGTGTGGTGGAGAAAGTAGGTGAGGCTGTCACACGCTTCTCCCCTGGAGATCGAGTAGGGGTACCCTGGCTTAACTGGGCATGTGGTAGATGTGAGTACTGCCAGAGAGGATATGAGAATCTCTGCGTGAACGGCAAGTTCACTGGTTGGGATGTTGACGGCGGCTATGCTGAGTATCAAGTCACAAGTGAAGACTTTACATATCATATCCCTGATGGATATTCAGACCTGCAAGCTGCTCCCCTACTATGTGCTGGAGTTGTGGGTTACAGGGCTCTAAAGCTTGCTAAGGCTGATAATGCTGAGCGAGTGGGCCTATATGGTTTTGGGGCTTCTGCTCATATCGCCATACAGGTGCTAAGGTATTGGGGAACGAGGGTCTTTGTCTTTACCCGTAGTAGAGAACACCAAAAGCTTGCCCTGGAGCTGGGTGCCGAATGGGCAGGTACTGCTAATGATGATCCTGGAGTGTTGATGCAGTCGTCCATAATTTATGCCCCGGCAGGTGATATCATTCCGCAGGCCCTTGGAGTGCTGGATAAAGGTGGGGTTCTGTCTCTAGCAGGTATATATATGACACCTATACCTCAATTAGATTATGAGCTGCTGCGCGGAGAGAAAGTTATAGTGAATGTTACAAATGCAACCAGGCAAGACGCTATAGAGCTTCTGGACCTTGCACCTAGGGTGCCGATACGTACCGAGATAGAGGTATATCCTCTAGAAGAAGCCAACGATGTGCTATTAAGACTCAAGGAAAGCAAGATAAACGGTTCAGCTGTTTTACAGATATCATAA
- a CDS encoding sulfurtransferase: MSYETLISVQEAAKHLHDPNWVFIDCRYTLGDPEKGLRDYLQAHIPGAVYAHLDKDLSGKVIPGKTGRHPLPDLIDFDKTMSRLGVSQESQVVAYDEQTGAMAAARLWWLLKWAGHNNVAVLDGGFRAWIANGLPVATGKESRASTEFHGKYNHKLVASADDLRATIGSRSCKIVDSRTRDRYRGENETIDPKAGHIPTAISLPYTENLDTDGFFRPPQILRERFASIAEQYPPESIVFYCGSGVTAAHNVLAFAHAGMGMPKLYPGSWSEWITDESRPIATGDE; this comes from the coding sequence ATGTCCTACGAAACACTTATCAGCGTACAAGAGGCAGCAAAGCACTTACATGATCCCAACTGGGTCTTTATAGATTGTCGCTACACTCTTGGAGACCCTGAAAAAGGTCTAAGGGATTACCTCCAAGCTCACATACCAGGTGCAGTATATGCACATCTGGATAAAGATCTATCTGGAAAGGTAATACCAGGCAAGACAGGACGTCACCCACTACCAGATCTAATAGATTTCGACAAGACCATGTCCCGTCTTGGCGTCTCGCAAGAATCACAGGTTGTGGCCTACGATGAGCAGACTGGTGCAATGGCAGCTGCTAGGCTCTGGTGGCTGCTTAAGTGGGCAGGGCATAACAACGTAGCAGTCCTAGATGGAGGCTTTAGAGCCTGGATCGCAAATGGCCTCCCGGTTGCCACCGGGAAGGAGAGTAGAGCTAGTACGGAGTTTCATGGTAAATACAACCATAAGCTTGTAGCCTCTGCTGATGATCTCCGCGCAACAATAGGTTCAAGGTCTTGCAAAATAGTTGATTCGAGAACACGTGATAGGTACAGGGGCGAGAACGAGACTATAGATCCAAAGGCAGGTCATATACCTACCGCGATCTCTTTACCATATACCGAAAATCTAGATACTGATGGCTTCTTCAGGCCACCTCAAATCTTGAGAGAAAGATTCGCCTCAATTGCAGAGCAATATCCTCCAGAGTCTATAGTGTTCTATTGTGGATCAGGAGTAACCGCAGCCCATAACGTACTCGCCTTTGCACACGCCGGTATGGGGATGCCAAAGCTGTATCCGGGTTCCTGGAGCGAGTGGATAACCGACGAGAGCAGACCCATAGCTACAGGTGATGAGTAA
- the msrA gene encoding peptide-methionine (S)-S-oxide reductase MsrA produces the protein MSNISRIQEATLGGGCFWCMEPIFKDLKGVIEVIPGYSGGHVPNPTYEQVCTDTTGHAEVVNIKFDPNQISFRDLLEVFFSVHDPTTLNRQGEDVGTQYRSIILYRDEEQRRIAQEVIEELTRNKVWQDPIVTQVVPFEAFYPAEEYHWDYFRRNPNQAYCRLVIAPKYEKFRKRYTELIKQ, from the coding sequence ATGTCAAATATTAGCCGAATACAGGAAGCTACTCTTGGAGGTGGGTGCTTCTGGTGCATGGAGCCCATATTCAAGGACCTTAAGGGTGTGATAGAGGTAATCCCCGGTTACTCTGGAGGGCATGTACCTAATCCCACATACGAACAGGTATGTACTGATACAACCGGGCATGCTGAGGTCGTTAACATCAAGTTTGATCCCAACCAAATCTCATTCCGAGATCTTTTAGAGGTCTTCTTTTCGGTGCATGATCCCACTACCCTGAATAGGCAAGGCGAAGACGTGGGGACCCAATATAGGTCGATCATCCTATACCGTGATGAGGAGCAACGAAGGATCGCGCAAGAGGTTATTGAGGAGCTTACCAGGAACAAAGTGTGGCAAGACCCAATAGTGACCCAAGTTGTACCCTTCGAGGCTTTTTATCCGGCAGAAGAGTACCATTGGGACTATTTCCGCCGCAATCCTAATCAAGCCTACTGCAGGTTGGTAATAGCTCCCAAATATGAGAAGTTTCGTAAGAGATATACAGAGCTAATAAAGCAGTAG
- a CDS encoding ATP-grasp domain-containing protein produces MEKLRVGLLVGREKSLVSALLQEITSNYSHVDVGIARLGAVELGEDCRYSVIVDRLSHVVPFYKAYLKHALVSGVYVINNPFVSSSDDKFHQVSLAHKLGLLTPKTVLLPNHYFLENYSPSRELVSHPLPVDWYEVAEEVGLPCILKDAEKGEWSELHICHSVDELMENYRHTSTRTVMVQELIDWDLFVRCLVIGEEVIPMYFDFQKKRYLPGSQGIPNELEESIMSDSSKIVKELGYDINLVEWAVYEDKAFLIDCFNPIPDIDPDAMEESDFKWAIKALAELLNQLTIKIANGEAIYRNPKLGS; encoded by the coding sequence ATGGAAAAACTAAGAGTGGGACTTCTGGTAGGAAGAGAGAAAAGTCTAGTCAGTGCACTTTTACAGGAGATTACATCCAACTATTCACACGTAGACGTGGGAATCGCCAGGCTAGGAGCAGTAGAGCTGGGAGAAGACTGCAGATATTCCGTTATTGTTGACAGGCTTTCGCACGTCGTTCCATTTTACAAGGCCTACCTCAAGCACGCCTTAGTAAGCGGTGTCTATGTTATCAACAACCCGTTTGTATCTTCCTCAGATGATAAGTTTCATCAGGTATCTCTGGCTCATAAACTAGGTCTACTAACACCCAAAACTGTGCTACTACCCAATCACTACTTTCTAGAAAATTATTCTCCTTCTCGAGAGCTAGTAAGCCATCCGCTACCAGTTGACTGGTACGAGGTAGCAGAAGAAGTAGGACTACCCTGCATATTGAAGGACGCAGAAAAAGGTGAGTGGTCTGAGCTACATATATGCCACTCAGTAGACGAGCTTATGGAAAACTACCGACATACATCGACAAGAACAGTTATGGTACAAGAACTCATAGACTGGGATCTTTTTGTTCGTTGCCTGGTTATAGGAGAGGAAGTTATACCTATGTACTTTGACTTCCAGAAGAAGAGATATCTACCCGGCAGTCAAGGAATACCCAACGAGCTCGAAGAAAGCATTATGTCGGACTCATCTAAGATAGTCAAAGAACTTGGCTACGATATAAACTTGGTGGAATGGGCTGTATATGAGGACAAGGCCTTTCTTATAGATTGCTTCAACCCAATACCAGACATCGATCCTGATGCTATGGAAGAGTCAGATTTTAAGTGGGCTATCAAGGCACTTGCTGAGCTCCTAAATCAGCTAACTATAAAGATAGCTAATGGAGAGGCTATCTACAGGAACCCAAAGCTAGGATCCTGA
- the ppc gene encoding phosphoenolpyruvate carboxylase, with protein sequence MAIERAGTGDKLSEDVRLLGSIVGEVLIEQGGRRLFEIVEKLRTTSIALRTRYSEELHRELVQITSELDPATAFDVIRAFNLFFLVVNLAEENHRVRVLRQREISSYPEPLEGSIREAVRDLRNEDISDEQLQELLNRLRARFVFTAHPTESRRRTTLMHLRHISNLIALLDDALLTPTQREMVIDRLREVVTALWQTDDFRETRPTPLDEVYNSLYFFQESVFEILPSVYREFSDALKSVYKDWNFQIPPVIQFGTWMGGDRDGNPNVTPEVTIRTARLQKGVLLRHYISQLDRLRRHLSMSVRRAGVSDELMQSIEKERKILPEASERIEERNKNEMYRLKIGLMIEKLKNTLSAMEARQRPQPDVAYESVEQFYTDIDMIVNSLKQNKGDRLALGAAEDFRRLAEVFGFHLAKIDVRQHSSRHSQAIAEVLSSVGICDRYLELSSEEQAELLRELLRDNRPIIGKVHHFSPSTEETIAVFDAIRTIQEEIGKEACDTYIISFAQSAADLLEIQLLARETGLLSISEGWSRLQIVPLFESIHDLNECGNIMANLLDDPIYRCNVKAWGDHQEVMIGYSDSNKDGGFFTSCWELYKAQRRLAAVCSERGVTLRLFHGRGGAIGRGGGPTHMAILGQPPDTIHGELKLTEQGEVIFARYGNPAIAKRYLEQVLNALLRVSLSPTVIENQSRIEPEWQEAADTLSTYSYREYRNLVYETPEFVEYFREATPIGEISLLPIASRPVRRQSGFDIEQLRAIPWVFSWMQSRHTLPGWYGLGTAIEKYIAGDDSKLKILQEMYQKWIFFRSTLDNAQMILSKADIHVASMYAGLVSNPDVWNRVWPRIQQEYERTVYWVIKVTGLNRLLDNAPVLQRSIMLRNPYVDPISYIQVALLRKLRTIPDTKDHKKERESILQAVFLSINGIAAGLQNTG encoded by the coding sequence ATGGCGATAGAGAGAGCTGGCACTGGTGACAAGCTTAGTGAGGATGTACGCCTCCTTGGAAGCATAGTTGGAGAGGTGCTCATAGAACAAGGCGGTCGGCGATTATTTGAAATAGTAGAAAAGCTCAGAACTACCTCTATAGCCTTGCGTACTAGGTACTCAGAGGAACTTCATCGTGAGTTAGTTCAAATAACCTCCGAACTTGATCCTGCGACAGCCTTTGATGTAATACGAGCTTTTAACCTCTTCTTTCTGGTCGTGAATCTTGCTGAAGAAAACCACAGGGTAAGGGTGCTCAGGCAAAGGGAGATTAGTAGTTATCCTGAGCCTCTGGAAGGTTCGATTAGAGAGGCTGTAAGAGATCTACGCAACGAGGATATATCGGATGAGCAGCTGCAGGAGCTATTAAACAGACTTAGGGCAAGGTTTGTCTTCACTGCCCATCCTACTGAGTCCAGGCGAAGAACGACCTTGATGCACCTTAGACATATATCTAATCTCATAGCCTTGCTTGATGATGCTCTCCTGACTCCCACCCAACGTGAGATGGTTATAGACAGGCTGCGGGAAGTAGTAACAGCTCTTTGGCAGACAGACGACTTTAGAGAAACCAGACCTACTCCTCTGGACGAGGTCTATAACAGCCTCTACTTTTTCCAGGAGAGTGTGTTCGAGATTCTTCCCTCTGTCTACAGAGAGTTCTCAGATGCCTTGAAATCGGTATATAAAGACTGGAATTTCCAGATACCTCCTGTCATTCAATTTGGTACTTGGATGGGAGGAGATAGGGACGGCAATCCTAATGTTACACCTGAAGTAACTATACGTACAGCGCGTCTCCAGAAAGGTGTATTGCTGAGGCACTATATATCCCAGCTCGACAGGCTTCGCAGGCATCTCTCGATGAGTGTTCGACGTGCTGGGGTGAGCGATGAGCTCATGCAGTCCATAGAGAAGGAGAGAAAGATCCTCCCCGAGGCCTCTGAAAGGATAGAGGAGAGAAACAAGAACGAGATGTATCGCCTGAAGATAGGCCTCATGATAGAAAAGCTAAAGAATACTCTCTCTGCTATGGAAGCTAGACAGAGGCCTCAGCCCGATGTTGCTTATGAGAGTGTAGAGCAGTTCTATACAGATATAGATATGATCGTCAATAGCCTGAAGCAGAACAAGGGAGACAGACTGGCTTTAGGCGCAGCAGAGGACTTCCGGAGGCTTGCTGAGGTATTTGGATTTCATCTTGCAAAGATAGATGTGAGGCAGCATAGCTCTCGCCACAGCCAGGCCATAGCGGAGGTGTTATCCTCAGTAGGTATATGTGACAGGTACTTGGAGCTCAGTAGCGAGGAGCAAGCTGAGCTCCTGCGTGAGTTGCTTAGAGACAATCGACCTATCATAGGTAAGGTTCACCACTTTTCACCTTCCACCGAAGAAACAATCGCTGTCTTTGATGCTATCAGAACCATCCAGGAAGAGATTGGAAAAGAAGCTTGTGACACTTACATAATAAGCTTTGCTCAATCTGCTGCTGATCTGCTTGAGATTCAGCTGCTGGCCAGAGAAACTGGTCTACTGTCGATATCTGAGGGTTGGAGCAGACTTCAGATAGTCCCGTTATTTGAGAGCATACATGACCTAAACGAGTGCGGTAATATAATGGCTAACCTCCTGGATGACCCTATATATAGATGCAACGTCAAGGCATGGGGTGACCACCAGGAAGTTATGATAGGTTACTCGGACTCCAACAAGGACGGTGGCTTCTTTACGAGCTGTTGGGAGCTCTACAAAGCTCAGAGGCGTCTGGCCGCTGTGTGCTCTGAGAGAGGCGTTACCCTAAGGTTGTTCCACGGTAGAGGTGGTGCTATAGGTAGGGGAGGAGGGCCAACACATATGGCCATACTTGGGCAACCTCCCGATACCATACATGGCGAGCTCAAGCTCACCGAGCAAGGTGAAGTTATATTTGCCAGGTATGGTAATCCTGCGATCGCGAAGAGGTATCTGGAGCAGGTGCTGAACGCTCTACTCAGAGTGAGCCTAAGCCCAACCGTTATAGAAAACCAGAGCAGAATAGAACCAGAGTGGCAGGAAGCCGCAGACACTTTGAGCACCTACTCTTATAGAGAGTATAGGAATCTAGTGTATGAGACGCCTGAGTTCGTAGAATACTTCCGCGAAGCTACTCCTATAGGCGAGATAAGCCTGCTACCCATAGCTTCACGCCCCGTCCGCAGGCAGAGTGGTTTTGATATCGAGCAGCTCAGGGCCATCCCCTGGGTTTTCTCCTGGATGCAGAGCAGGCATACCTTACCAGGGTGGTATGGTCTTGGGACTGCTATAGAGAAGTATATTGCTGGAGACGATTCTAAACTCAAGATACTTCAGGAGATGTATCAGAAGTGGATATTCTTCAGGTCTACATTGGACAACGCTCAGATGATACTCTCTAAAGCTGATATACACGTAGCGAGTATGTACGCGGGATTGGTGAGCAACCCGGATGTATGGAATAGGGTTTGGCCCAGGATACAGCAGGAATATGAAAGAACTGTCTACTGGGTAATCAAGGTAACTGGGCTCAACAGGTTGCTCGATAATGCGCCAGTGCTTCAGAGATCTATCATGCTCAGGAATCCTTATGTAGATCCAATAAGCTACATACAGGTAGCTCTACTACGCAAGTTGCGAACAATTCCTGATACTAAGGATCATAAAAAGGAACGCGAGAGTATACTGCAAGCAGTATTCCTCTCTATCAACGGCATAGCTGCAGGTCTACAGAACACTGGATAA
- a CDS encoding ABC transporter substrate-binding protein, protein MHQKHGISRRKFLRLSAMAAGGVVLAACGGSTATNTPSASQPAASPTMGASPQPSTPGASPTAAMSPQPSAPSASPTAAASPSASATPGTSSGVPNVPYIATPVTYQGEYKEAPSLAELVKAGKLPPVEQRLPKNPYVVPHKWVQQGKYGGKIEMLNSSSDDWGTTHFIQESMYGHSPLRYLNDGLTIGPGLAESWESNEDATVWTFHFREGLKWSDGHPWTVDDILFWWEDMVLNDEIPEGPPDDMRSGKGTIGKMKKIDDYTLQLIFDAPAPVTPERLAAWVNRGIGPTWMAPKHYAKQFHKKYNPNVKKNWTEDFAFPWGKAVDFTANPDCPTMTGWKLKEYKKGQYSIWERNPYYWCIDKWGNQLPYIDNLIMRNILDPEVLKLKFTQGAADFVHGGFEPISPADYALLKQSEQKGDYQMIFWDSGSGTGSIFFFNHDYPDAKMRELIRNPKFKQALSHAYNREAVRKLVYLDTGEVTTGTLSPKGVNFNINDEGRKLYEQWRDSYLEYNPDKAKQILDEIGVVDKDGDGWREMPDGSKLVVYLDYQADTPQGGEHMRKNEQLAADWKAVGINAKLNPIPPTGWDDRWNSGKLMSTTTWEVGDNSILIYPGWVVPVEPAHWAPLHGAFFQVIGTPKQNQQKNINPWKRNPPRIGPFDKEFFEPVKTLWDLYNKARVEVDRMKRISLEWQIMKLHIEQGPFFLGVVANWPRVELVKNGLKNVPRREDLTLHGWVNPWIHPTPAVYDPETWYWENPEQHQMQS, encoded by the coding sequence ATGCATCAGAAGCACGGAATCAGCCGAAGGAAGTTCCTGAGATTATCAGCAATGGCGGCAGGAGGTGTGGTTCTAGCTGCATGTGGAGGAAGCACGGCTACCAACACACCATCCGCAAGTCAGCCTGCAGCCTCTCCTACCATGGGAGCTAGTCCACAGCCAAGCACACCAGGAGCTTCACCAACGGCTGCTATGAGTCCACAGCCAAGCGCCCCCAGCGCTTCACCAACGGCAGCTGCAAGTCCTTCGGCTTCGGCAACTCCTGGTACATCATCAGGTGTACCAAATGTACCTTACATAGCAACCCCTGTTACCTACCAGGGAGAGTACAAGGAGGCACCCTCGCTTGCTGAACTAGTGAAGGCTGGCAAGCTACCACCTGTTGAGCAGCGACTTCCTAAGAACCCATATGTAGTGCCTCATAAGTGGGTACAGCAGGGCAAGTACGGCGGCAAGATAGAAATGCTCAACTCCAGCTCTGATGACTGGGGTACGACTCACTTCATTCAAGAGTCGATGTACGGGCATTCACCTCTGAGATACCTTAACGATGGTCTCACTATAGGTCCTGGACTAGCTGAAAGTTGGGAGTCGAATGAGGACGCCACGGTATGGACTTTCCACTTCAGAGAAGGACTAAAGTGGTCCGATGGCCATCCATGGACTGTAGATGACATCCTCTTCTGGTGGGAAGATATGGTGCTTAATGACGAGATTCCCGAGGGGCCACCAGACGATATGAGGTCTGGTAAGGGCACCATAGGTAAAATGAAGAAGATCGATGACTATACTCTACAGCTGATCTTCGACGCACCGGCACCTGTTACACCTGAGCGTCTGGCTGCTTGGGTTAACCGAGGCATAGGTCCTACCTGGATGGCACCAAAGCATTATGCAAAGCAGTTCCACAAGAAATACAACCCCAATGTTAAGAAGAACTGGACCGAGGATTTTGCTTTCCCATGGGGCAAGGCTGTGGACTTTACAGCCAATCCAGATTGTCCAACCATGACGGGATGGAAGCTCAAGGAGTATAAGAAGGGTCAGTATTCCATCTGGGAGCGTAATCCCTACTACTGGTGTATAGATAAATGGGGCAACCAGCTGCCTTATATAGATAATCTAATCATGAGAAATATCCTAGATCCTGAAGTGCTCAAGCTGAAGTTCACTCAGGGAGCAGCTGATTTCGTGCATGGAGGATTTGAGCCTATATCGCCAGCAGACTATGCCCTTTTGAAGCAGTCTGAACAGAAGGGCGATTATCAAATGATATTCTGGGATTCTGGCTCTGGTACGGGATCGATCTTCTTCTTCAACCATGATTATCCCGATGCCAAGATGAGGGAGCTAATACGTAATCCCAAGTTCAAGCAGGCACTATCGCACGCTTATAACCGAGAAGCCGTAAGGAAGCTAGTCTATCTAGACACAGGCGAAGTAACTACAGGTACTCTAAGTCCCAAAGGTGTAAACTTCAATATCAACGATGAAGGCCGTAAGCTCTACGAGCAATGGAGGGATTCCTATCTGGAATATAACCCCGACAAAGCTAAGCAGATACTTGACGAGATAGGTGTGGTCGATAAAGACGGTGATGGCTGGCGTGAGATGCCAGATGGTAGCAAACTGGTAGTCTACCTAGATTATCAGGCAGACACTCCCCAGGGTGGCGAGCACATGAGGAAGAACGAGCAGCTCGCTGCTGACTGGAAGGCCGTAGGTATCAACGCCAAGCTCAACCCCATACCACCAACAGGCTGGGATGACAGATGGAACTCCGGCAAGCTGATGAGCACTACTACCTGGGAGGTGGGAGACAACAGCATACTCATATATCCAGGATGGGTTGTACCTGTGGAGCCCGCTCACTGGGCACCTCTACATGGGGCGTTCTTCCAGGTGATTGGAACACCCAAGCAGAACCAACAGAAGAACATAAATCCTTGGAAGCGCAATCCACCCAGAATAGGACCCTTTGATAAGGAGTTCTTCGAGCCGGTCAAGACCCTGTGGGATCTATACAACAAGGCCCGAGTAGAGGTCGACCGCATGAAGAGGATCTCACTAGAGTGGCAGATAATGAAGCTTCACATAGAACAGGGCCCGTTCTTCCTGGGAGTGGTGGCCAACTGGCCGAGAGTCGAGCTGGTCAAGAACGGCTTGAAGAACGTTCCCAGAAGAGAGGATTTAACGCTCCATGGCTGGGTCAACCCCTGGATCCATCCTACACCGGCGGTATATGACCCAGAGACTTGGTACTGGGAGAACCCCGAGCAGCATCAAATGCAGTCCTAA
- a CDS encoding GNAT family N-acetyltransferase: MKQEDKSHILLRIPERISTRRLVIRNYVPEDATSLWLAVEESRESIEPWLRWPRDVRNVDTARIRIRYLQAEWILRDRLVWGLFSKEDQQLFGEIGLVHPDWSVVSFQVSYWLRKSAQGHGYMREALRAITALVFETISASRVEVRVESDNLRSRKVPEALGYRLEGVLRRDHVGLDGELTDMYVYALTSEDYEDIRLGSEDQ; the protein is encoded by the coding sequence ATGAAACAGGAAGATAAGAGTCATATCTTACTCAGGATACCGGAACGTATATCTACTCGTAGGCTGGTGATTAGGAACTACGTGCCCGAGGATGCCACATCTTTATGGTTAGCAGTGGAAGAGTCGAGAGAATCGATTGAGCCATGGCTACGATGGCCTAGAGATGTAAGAAACGTTGATACGGCAAGAATCAGAATTCGCTACCTACAAGCCGAGTGGATACTCAGGGATAGGCTGGTTTGGGGATTATTCAGCAAAGAGGATCAGCAACTCTTTGGGGAGATAGGACTTGTTCATCCTGACTGGAGTGTTGTGAGCTTCCAAGTATCTTATTGGCTGAGAAAAAGTGCTCAGGGGCATGGTTACATGCGGGAAGCACTCAGAGCTATTACAGCTCTGGTTTTCGAAACCATAAGTGCCAGTAGAGTTGAGGTAAGGGTAGAATCTGATAACTTGAGAAGCAGAAAAGTCCCCGAGGCGTTAGGATACAGACTTGAAGGCGTGCTTAGAAGAGATCACGTAGGACTGGACGGTGAACTCACAGACATGTATGTATATGCATTGACTTCTGAGGACTATGAAGATATTAGATTGGGCAGTGAAGATCAATGA